From the genome of Desulfovibrio inopinatus DSM 10711, one region includes:
- a CDS encoding GNAT family N-acetyltransferase: MNVLLLTGAPRSSRIHDFLSSQCDSLDVSSDVLVLDDLIKKNIDYMVCHGYPHILRPEVTQAFHRRIINLHNTYLPWGRGMMGNVWSYFEDAPKGVSLHFIDAGVDSGEIIHRRSIPLGLDETLQSSWNILMDALEELFIAQWPTIVSGQFLPVSQSSLRELGSYHDRSMSKAFMELLPEKWKTPVSTVADLGRAFRKNPKAFEEKYGVTLYAQKENAPLSPAFMRSVDFDPQGEITVREATADDLLQNWLWVNDPLTRKMFKQNEYIGWSEHCDWYERMLNNEEVVLCIGMLGEHRIGNVRFDRRMDRSYEMSINLDPSFRYKGFGSQMLTKAISLVRQSRDVELLFAMAKKVNVASIRVFEKSGVPAVERQDKHPGMTRFEPEIEVYMEKTFS, encoded by the coding sequence ATGAACGTCTTATTGTTGACCGGCGCTCCCCGGTCCAGCCGCATTCACGATTTTTTGTCCAGCCAGTGTGATTCGTTGGACGTGTCCTCCGATGTGCTTGTGCTTGATGATCTGATAAAGAAGAACATCGATTATATGGTTTGCCATGGGTACCCGCACATTCTTCGCCCGGAAGTGACCCAGGCATTCCATCGCCGTATCATCAATTTGCATAACACCTATCTTCCTTGGGGACGAGGCATGATGGGGAATGTCTGGAGTTATTTTGAAGATGCACCCAAGGGCGTCTCCTTGCACTTCATCGATGCCGGGGTTGATTCAGGAGAAATCATTCATCGCCGTAGCATCCCGCTTGGACTTGATGAGACGTTGCAAAGCTCGTGGAACATTCTCATGGATGCTTTGGAAGAGCTCTTCATTGCCCAATGGCCCACCATTGTGTCGGGCCAATTTCTCCCTGTCTCCCAATCCTCTTTGCGGGAACTCGGCTCGTACCATGATCGCTCCATGTCCAAGGCGTTCATGGAGTTGTTGCCGGAAAAGTGGAAAACTCCCGTCTCCACCGTGGCGGATCTCGGAAGAGCATTTCGCAAAAATCCGAAGGCGTTTGAAGAGAAATATGGTGTGACACTATATGCACAGAAGGAAAATGCACCTCTTTCTCCTGCATTTATGCGCTCTGTCGACTTTGACCCCCAAGGAGAAATTACTGTTCGAGAAGCAACCGCGGATGATCTGCTGCAAAATTGGCTTTGGGTCAACGACCCTCTCACAAGAAAGATGTTCAAACAAAACGAGTATATAGGATGGTCAGAGCATTGTGATTGGTATGAAAGAATGCTCAATAACGAAGAAGTCGTCTTGTGTATCGGCATGCTTGGAGAACATCGTATAGGCAATGTGCGCTTCGATAGGCGCATGGATCGCAGCTACGAAATGAGTATCAACCTCGATCCCAGCTTTCGTTATAAAGGCTTTGGCTCGCAGATGCTTACCAAGGCTATTTCGCTTGTACGGCAAAGCCGTGATGTTGAATTGCTTTTCGCCATGGCGAAAAAGGTCAACGTGGCGTCCATCCGTGTTTTCGAGAAAAGCGGTGTCCCGGCTGTGGAACGCCAAGACAAGCATCCCGGCATGACTCGTTTCGAGCCGGAAATCGAAGTGTACATGGAAAAGACCTTCTCTTAA